A single window of Anaerobaca lacustris DNA harbors:
- the infA gene encoding translation initiation factor IF-1, translating into MAKKDAIRLQAKVIEALPNAMFRVELEGGHKILAHVSGKMRMNFIRILPGDMVTVEMSPYDLNRGRIVLRH; encoded by the coding sequence ATGGCAAAAAAAGACGCGATACGGCTACAAGCGAAGGTGATCGAAGCTTTGCCTAACGCGATGTTCAGGGTCGAGTTGGAAGGCGGTCACAAGATCCTGGCCCATGTCTCGGGCAAGATGCGAATGAATTTCATTCGGATTCTGCCGGGGGACATGGTGACCGTGGAGATGTCGCCGTACGACCTCAATCGAGGGCGAATCGTGCTGCGGCACTGA
- the secY gene encoding preprotein translocase subunit SecY: protein MIGTIVNIFRIRDLRNKILFTIALLIIYRVGFHIPNPGFDHGRIAAVFETGRDTESPLGRAAEYLQMFTGGTLSRSSLFGLGIMPYITASIILMLLGEVVPALKKLRQEGQTGHKKIQEYTRYLTVLICIVQAVMYMKMLGGYTYPGMQVQAYIMGILGMTAGTVFLMWLGEQIDEYGIGNGISLIIMAGIIAQMPWAILRLAQQVDFTVGAPTGSIGPARILFLIGAFIFVVAGAILITQGQRRIPIQQAKQMRGRRMYGGQRHYLPLRVNHGGVMPIIFASSFMMFPPIIVQMIADRFRGSVVLQAMVGALRGDAYTYNVLYMLLIFLFAYFWVTVQFQPREMAKNLRDSGSFIPGLRPGRRTAEYLETVMTRITYFGAAFLAVIAVVPTFLTYFLNIDWTITTFIGGTGLLIVVSVSLDLVQKIEANLIMRSYDGFSSSGRIKGAYA from the coding sequence GTGATCGGAACGATTGTCAATATCTTTCGGATACGGGACTTGCGGAACAAGATCCTGTTCACGATTGCGCTGCTGATCATCTATCGGGTGGGCTTCCACATCCCGAACCCCGGATTCGATCATGGCCGGATCGCGGCCGTCTTCGAGACGGGACGCGATACGGAGAGTCCCCTGGGTCGGGCGGCCGAGTACCTGCAGATGTTCACGGGCGGTACGCTCAGCCGCAGCAGCCTGTTTGGGTTGGGCATCATGCCCTATATCACGGCCTCGATTATCCTGATGCTGTTGGGCGAGGTTGTTCCGGCGCTGAAGAAGCTGCGCCAGGAAGGGCAGACGGGACACAAGAAGATCCAGGAATACACCCGATACCTGACGGTGCTGATCTGCATCGTCCAGGCGGTGATGTACATGAAGATGCTCGGAGGATACACCTATCCGGGCATGCAGGTCCAGGCTTACATCATGGGGATCCTCGGCATGACGGCCGGGACGGTGTTTCTCATGTGGCTGGGCGAACAGATCGATGAGTACGGCATCGGCAACGGGATCAGTTTGATCATCATGGCCGGTATCATCGCGCAGATGCCGTGGGCGATCCTGCGTCTGGCTCAGCAGGTGGACTTCACGGTGGGCGCGCCGACGGGGTCGATCGGGCCGGCCCGGATCCTGTTTCTGATCGGCGCGTTCATCTTCGTGGTGGCCGGGGCGATCCTCATCACGCAGGGCCAGAGGCGGATTCCGATTCAGCAGGCCAAGCAGATGCGTGGGCGGCGGATGTACGGCGGGCAGCGACATTATCTGCCGCTGCGGGTCAATCACGGCGGCGTGATGCCGATCATCTTCGCCTCAAGCTTCATGATGTTTCCTCCGATCATCGTGCAGATGATCGCCGATCGCTTCCGAGGGTCGGTGGTTTTGCAGGCGATGGTCGGCGCGCTGCGAGGTGATGCGTATACCTACAATGTGCTGTACATGCTTCTGATCTTCCTCTTCGCGTATTTCTGGGTCACGGTCCAGTTCCAGCCGAGAGAGATGGCGAAGAACCTTCGCGATTCGGGAAGCTTCATCCCCGGTCTTCGTCCGGGGCGGCGCACGGCCGAGTACCTTGAGACGGTCATGACGCGCATCACGTACTTCGGTGCGGCGTTCCTGGCCGTAATCGCGGTGGTGCCGACGTTCCTGACGTACTTCCTGAATATCGACTGGACGATCACGACGTTCATCGGGGGAACGGGCCTGCTGATCGTCGTCAGCGTCTCGCTGGACCTCGTTCAGAAGATCGAGGCCAACCTGATCATGCGGAGCTACGACGGATTCAGTTCCTCGGGCAGGATTAAAGGGGCCTATGCATGA
- the rpmJ gene encoding 50S ribosomal protein L36 — translation MKVRSSVKRICENCKIVRRRGVVRVICSNPRHKQRQG, via the coding sequence ATGAAGGTACGAAGCTCAGTCAAACGGATCTGTGAGAATTGCAAGATCGTCCGTCGTCGCGGGGTCGTTCGGGTCATCTGCTCGAATCCCCGGCACAAGCAGCGTCAAGGTTGA
- the rplO gene encoding 50S ribosomal protein L15 produces MLSHEITSVVGKHKARKRLGRGRGTGVGKTSGRGHKGSRSRAGAMRLALYEGGQMPLFRRVPKRGFNNKQFARRFEIVNVSQLEGFEDGAQIGVEQLLRAGLVDDVQSKVKILGDGELTKRLQVAAHKFSKAAEQKIIGCGGTATKVGGKENKSARRKRA; encoded by the coding sequence ATGTTGAGTCATGAGATAACTTCTGTCGTAGGCAAACACAAAGCACGCAAGCGCTTGGGAAGGGGCCGCGGCACCGGGGTCGGCAAGACGTCCGGACGCGGACACAAGGGCAGCCGCAGCCGCGCTGGGGCGATGAGGCTCGCGCTCTACGAGGGCGGCCAGATGCCTTTGTTCAGACGCGTGCCGAAACGCGGGTTCAACAACAAGCAGTTTGCCAGGCGCTTTGAGATTGTCAACGTCTCGCAGTTGGAAGGTTTCGAGGACGGGGCGCAGATCGGCGTCGAGCAGCTTCTGCGGGCCGGCCTGGTCGATGACGTGCAGAGCAAGGTCAAGATCCTCGGCGACGGCGAACTGACGAAGAGATTGCAGGTGGCGGCCCACAAGTTCAGCAAGGCGGCCGAGCAGAAGATCATCGGGTGCGGCGGCACCGCGACGAAAGTGGGCGGCAAGGAAAACAAGAGTGCCCGACGCAAACGCGCCTAA
- the rpsK gene encoding 30S ribosomal protein S11, translated as MAKSGKRKVRKNVVRAIIHIKATFNNTLITVTDMDGDTICTGSAGCVGFKGSRKSTPFAAQQAAQRCASTAMRNGVREVEIKVKGPGSGRESAISALQGAGLRIASIEDVTPLPHNGCRPPKRRRV; from the coding sequence ATGGCAAAGAGCGGAAAACGAAAAGTTCGGAAGAACGTTGTTCGAGCGATCATCCATATCAAGGCGACGTTCAACAACACATTGATCACGGTGACGGACATGGATGGCGACACGATCTGCACCGGTTCGGCCGGGTGCGTCGGGTTCAAAGGGTCGCGCAAAAGCACGCCCTTTGCGGCGCAGCAGGCGGCGCAGCGATGTGCGAGCACCGCCATGCGAAACGGTGTGCGCGAGGTCGAGATCAAGGTCAAGGGGCCGGGGTCGGGTCGCGAATCGGCGATTTCCGCGCTCCAGGGCGCCGGCCTTCGGATCGCTTCGATTGAAGATGTGACACCGCTTCCGCATAACGGGTGTCGGCCGCCGAAGCGTAGACGGGTATAG
- the rpsD gene encoding 30S ribosomal protein S4, which yields MGRYLGPSCKQCRREGMKLFLKGLKCETAKCQVERRQRNLAPGMHGWRRTRLSEYGVRLREKQKVKRYYGLYERQFIRYFHEAERLKGNTGENLLQLLERRLDNVVYKLNFAPSRKGARQLIAHGHIYVNGRKVDVSDYTTKVGDRIEVKDSERSRKEVKQQLESNPNFTTQAWLQLDREKPAATIVALPTREDVQIPVEEQLVVEICSR from the coding sequence ATGGGACGTTATCTCGGTCCATCGTGCAAACAGTGCCGCCGCGAGGGGATGAAGCTGTTCCTCAAAGGCCTCAAGTGTGAAACCGCCAAGTGCCAGGTCGAGCGCCGACAGCGCAATCTGGCGCCGGGCATGCATGGGTGGCGCCGGACGCGTTTGAGCGAATATGGGGTGCGCCTTCGTGAGAAACAGAAGGTCAAGAGGTACTATGGTCTGTATGAACGGCAGTTCATACGGTATTTCCATGAAGCCGAGCGCCTCAAGGGCAACACCGGGGAGAACCTGCTCCAACTGCTGGAACGACGGTTGGACAACGTGGTGTACAAGCTGAATTTCGCGCCGTCTCGCAAGGGAGCGCGACAACTGATTGCCCACGGGCACATCTACGTAAACGGTCGCAAGGTGGACGTGAGCGATTATACCACCAAGGTGGGGGATCGGATCGAGGTGAAGGACTCTGAGAGAAGCCGAAAAGAGGTGAAACAGCAACTCGAGAGCAATCCGAACTTTACGACCCAGGCGTGGCTCCAGTTGGACCGCGAAAAACCGGCGGCGACCATTGTGGCCCTGCCGACCAGGGAAGACGTGCAGATCCCTGTGGAAGAGCAACTGGTCGTCGAAATCTGTTCGCGATAG
- a CDS encoding helix-turn-helix transcriptional regulator: MSKRKNNPIRRQSPKDGSDACAAPESFRAVSLKAIAELLDTTRSSARRWLKEAGIRPISLGRGAKGAIRYRWAEVEAWLKSRQYVE, translated from the coding sequence ATGTCCAAACGAAAGAACAACCCGATCCGACGACAAAGCCCGAAAGACGGCTCGGATGCATGCGCGGCGCCGGAATCGTTCAGAGCCGTGAGCCTCAAGGCCATCGCCGAGCTTCTGGACACGACACGATCGTCGGCGCGTCGTTGGCTCAAAGAGGCCGGCATCCGGCCTATCTCGCTTGGGCGCGGCGCCAAGGGCGCGATCCGCTACCGCTGGGCCGAGGTGGAAGCCTGGCTCAAATCTCGACAATACGTTGAGTAG
- the map gene encoding type I methionyl aminopeptidase → MAVTLRSRREIELMRRAGAVVAGVLSKLQEMAEPGVTTGQLDRVALEMVAEAGADALFKGVRSPQARRPFPGAICASVNEEVVHGIPSETTVLQAGDVLSIDFGVRLGGYCGDSAMTVAVGDISPEKRRLLDATKGMLDVAIAEARPGVRWSQVARKMQQYVEDAGFSVVRDFVGHGIGTKMHEEPKVPNFVSAELLADDIFLAEGMVLAVEPMVNAGSHHVRLLANGWTVVTKDGRCSAHFEHTIAMVRGGCEVLTARE, encoded by the coding sequence ATGGCTGTAACGCTTCGGAGCCGCAGAGAAATCGAGTTGATGCGTCGGGCTGGTGCGGTTGTCGCCGGCGTTCTTTCAAAACTACAGGAGATGGCAGAGCCGGGTGTCACAACGGGCCAGTTGGACCGTGTGGCGCTGGAGATGGTCGCCGAAGCGGGAGCGGACGCCCTGTTCAAGGGGGTGCGCAGCCCGCAGGCGCGGCGACCCTTTCCCGGAGCGATCTGTGCGTCCGTCAATGAGGAGGTGGTCCATGGGATTCCCTCCGAGACGACGGTCCTTCAGGCAGGCGACGTCCTGAGCATTGACTTCGGCGTCAGGCTCGGCGGCTACTGCGGTGATTCGGCCATGACGGTGGCGGTCGGCGATATCTCGCCGGAGAAACGAAGGCTCCTCGACGCAACGAAAGGGATGCTGGACGTGGCGATTGCCGAGGCCCGGCCCGGGGTCCGATGGAGCCAGGTCGCCCGGAAGATGCAGCAGTACGTCGAGGACGCAGGGTTCTCGGTTGTCAGGGATTTCGTCGGGCATGGCATCGGAACGAAGATGCACGAAGAGCCGAAGGTGCCGAACTTCGTCAGCGCCGAGTTGCTGGCGGACGACATCTTCCTGGCCGAGGGAATGGTCCTGGCGGTCGAGCCGATGGTCAACGCGGGCAGCCATCACGTCCGGTTGCTGGCCAATGGGTGGACGGTGGTGACGAAAGACGGCAGGTGTTCGGCTCATTTTGAGCATACGATAGCGATGGTCAGGGGCGGTTGTGAAGTCCTGACGGCAAGGGAGTAG
- a CDS encoding adenylate kinase, which produces MRVVLLGAPGAGKGTHCKKIVGRYGLLHLSSGDILRRERAEGSDLGKKAQGYMDAGTLVPDDLIVEMMSKAVKGAPDGGFVLDGFPRTVHQAEALDRSLAKDGSGIDVVVNLQVGDEIVVDRITGRRSCPKCGAVYHVKNMPPKQEGVCDHDGAALVQRPDDTADVVKNRLATYYEQTEPVVEYYKARRDVRDVPADGDADAVAAVLFEELDALR; this is translated from the coding sequence ATGAGAGTAGTGTTGTTGGGAGCTCCCGGCGCAGGCAAAGGAACGCACTGCAAGAAGATTGTCGGCCGATACGGTCTGTTGCATCTGTCCAGCGGCGACATCCTCCGGCGCGAGCGCGCCGAGGGGAGCGACCTGGGCAAGAAGGCGCAGGGCTACATGGACGCCGGGACGCTGGTGCCCGACGATCTGATCGTCGAAATGATGAGCAAGGCCGTCAAGGGGGCGCCCGACGGGGGGTTTGTCCTTGATGGCTTTCCACGCACCGTCCATCAGGCCGAGGCGTTGGATCGTTCGCTGGCGAAGGACGGCAGTGGCATCGACGTGGTGGTCAATCTTCAGGTCGGTGACGAGATCGTGGTCGATCGGATCACGGGACGGCGAAGCTGTCCGAAGTGCGGCGCGGTCTACCATGTCAAGAACATGCCGCCGAAGCAGGAGGGCGTCTGTGACCATGACGGCGCCGCCCTCGTTCAGCGGCCGGATGACACGGCGGACGTGGTGAAGAACCGACTGGCGACGTACTACGAGCAGACCGAGCCGGTGGTCGAGTACTACAAGGCCAGAAGGGATGTTCGCGATGTGCCGGCGGATGGGGATGCCGATGCCGTGGCGGCCGTCCTGTTTGAAGAATTGGATGCGCTGAGATGA
- the rplF gene encoding 50S ribosomal protein L6 — translation MSRIGKKPVEIPQGVKVEQKGRQVKVSGPLGALEMDCHPRITMTVDGSANRVEVVNPRPEDRKGKQLHGTMRALLANMVTGVSKGFERKMAIYGTGYSVKEQGGKLVLQIGFCHPVELAIPKGVSVKIDVPATRGNDIPAKFTLSGMDKGVLGQFAANVRRIRPPEPYKGKGIRYADEQVQRKMGKAFASGGA, via the coding sequence ATGAGTCGGATTGGAAAAAAACCCGTTGAGATTCCGCAGGGCGTGAAGGTCGAGCAGAAAGGCCGGCAGGTGAAGGTCTCGGGGCCCTTGGGGGCGCTGGAAATGGACTGTCACCCGCGCATCACGATGACCGTAGACGGCTCGGCGAACCGGGTCGAGGTGGTGAACCCACGACCGGAGGACCGCAAGGGCAAGCAACTGCACGGCACGATGCGGGCGCTGCTGGCCAACATGGTCACGGGCGTGAGCAAAGGGTTCGAGCGCAAGATGGCGATCTACGGGACCGGCTACAGCGTCAAGGAACAGGGGGGCAAGCTGGTGCTCCAGATCGGCTTCTGCCATCCGGTGGAACTGGCGATCCCCAAGGGGGTCAGCGTGAAGATCGACGTGCCCGCGACGCGTGGCAACGACATTCCGGCCAAGTTCACGCTGAGCGGGATGGACAAGGGCGTTCTCGGTCAGTTTGCGGCCAACGTGCGGCGGATCCGGCCGCCGGAGCCGTACAAGGGCAAGGGTATCCGTTACGCGGACGAGCAGGTCCAGCGCAAGATGGGTAAAGCGTTCGCCTCAGGCGGGGCATAG
- the rplQ gene encoding 50S ribosomal protein L17, which produces MRHRVAGRRLGRTSEHRLALRRNLAQSLIEHETISTTIEKAKEVKPFVEKLITLAKKGKLEHRRRAIALVGNRDILEIADGKSTKKGTVVGKLFSELGPRYLERPGGYTRIIRLSLRRLGDNGELVLLQLLGQDEPIKKERKAATKRGKTKKAAAPAKPSKEAKAAPEPTDAQPTESPEGAEEKQ; this is translated from the coding sequence ATGCGTCATCGAGTTGCAGGACGTCGGTTAGGTAGAACGAGCGAGCATCGTCTGGCGTTGCGTCGGAATCTGGCGCAATCGCTGATCGAGCATGAGACGATCTCGACCACGATCGAGAAAGCCAAAGAGGTCAAGCCGTTTGTGGAGAAGCTGATCACGCTCGCCAAGAAGGGCAAGCTCGAGCATCGGCGGCGCGCCATCGCCCTGGTCGGCAACCGGGATATTCTCGAAATCGCGGACGGCAAGAGCACGAAGAAGGGAACCGTGGTCGGCAAGCTGTTCAGCGAGCTTGGACCGCGCTACCTCGAACGGCCGGGTGGCTACACGAGAATCATCCGTCTGTCGTTGCGGCGCTTGGGCGACAACGGGGAGCTTGTGCTGCTCCAGCTCCTGGGACAGGATGAGCCGATCAAGAAGGAACGCAAGGCCGCAACGAAGAGAGGCAAGACCAAGAAGGCCGCCGCACCGGCCAAGCCCAGCAAAGAGGCGAAGGCTGCTCCGGAGCCGACCGATGCACAACCGACCGAGTCGCCTGAGGGCGCCGAAGAGAAACAATAG
- a CDS encoding type Z 30S ribosomal protein S14 → MSTKALELKVKKKQKFRVRQYTRCELCGRSKAVYKKFKICRICFRTLANEGKIPGVKKASW, encoded by the coding sequence ATGTCGACGAAAGCGTTAGAACTGAAGGTCAAGAAGAAACAGAAGTTCCGGGTCAGGCAGTACACGCGCTGCGAGCTGTGCGGCAGGTCGAAAGCGGTGTACAAGAAGTTCAAGATCTGTCGCATCTGTTTTCGAACGTTGGCGAACGAAGGGAAGATCCCGGGCGTCAAGAAAGCCAGTTGGTAG
- the rpsH gene encoding 30S ribosomal protein S8: protein MSLSDPIADMLTRIRNATRVRRTQVDVKASKICEGIAAVLKSEGYIEGFDRIEDGKQGILKVFLKYDQEGCPAISDITRTSKPGCRVYVGVENLPTVLGGMGIAVVSTSKGVISDRGCRADKVGGEILCTVS from the coding sequence ATGAGTTTGAGCGACCCAATAGCCGACATGTTGACGCGAATTCGCAACGCGACGCGCGTGCGGAGAACGCAAGTCGATGTGAAGGCGTCGAAGATCTGCGAAGGCATCGCGGCGGTCCTGAAGAGCGAGGGCTACATCGAGGGCTTCGATCGGATCGAGGACGGCAAGCAGGGCATCCTGAAGGTTTTCCTGAAGTACGACCAGGAAGGCTGCCCGGCGATCAGTGATATAACGAGAACGAGCAAGCCCGGCTGCCGGGTCTACGTCGGCGTCGAGAATCTGCCGACGGTCCTTGGGGGCATGGGTATTGCGGTCGTTTCCACAAGCAAAGGGGTTATCAGCGATCGAGGCTGCCGCGCGGACAAAGTCGGTGGCGAGATCCTGTGTACGGTAAGCTAA
- a CDS encoding DNA-directed RNA polymerase subunit alpha, producing the protein MRVTWRGLELPTRVEKDSVISTDTYGRFFIEPFERGFGTTVGNSLRRVLLSSLEGSAVTSVKISGVDHEFTSVAGVMEDATDIVLNVKSLVIRLQGDGPKTMKVSADKVGVVTAADIVADPAIEVFSKDKVLATLTDNIRFEMEMVVENGRGYVPVSERIADADRFDQEIGLIHLDAVYSPVTRVRYTTENTRVGQRTNYDRLIMEIWTNGTVSPEMALVEAAKILRKHINPFVQYFEVGEETVAGELAAEEPEAAIDEELEAKLNTPIQELELSVRASNCLESAKIETVRELVTMNEADLLKIRSFGKTSLREIKRKLADIGLSLGMKDGGQ; encoded by the coding sequence ATGCGAGTGACATGGCGTGGGTTAGAATTGCCGACTCGTGTTGAAAAGGACAGCGTTATCTCGACGGATACCTACGGCCGGTTCTTCATCGAGCCGTTCGAGCGGGGTTTCGGTACGACCGTCGGGAACAGCCTGAGGCGCGTGTTGCTCTCGTCGCTCGAAGGTAGTGCGGTCACCTCGGTCAAGATCAGTGGAGTGGATCATGAGTTCACCTCCGTCGCCGGCGTGATGGAGGATGCCACCGACATCGTGTTGAACGTCAAGAGTCTGGTCATCCGGTTGCAGGGGGACGGGCCGAAGACGATGAAGGTTTCGGCCGACAAAGTGGGCGTCGTGACGGCGGCGGACATCGTGGCCGACCCGGCCATCGAGGTGTTCAGCAAGGACAAGGTGCTGGCCACGCTGACGGACAACATCCGTTTCGAGATGGAAATGGTCGTCGAGAACGGGCGCGGATACGTGCCCGTCTCCGAGCGGATTGCCGATGCGGACCGGTTCGATCAGGAGATCGGGCTGATTCACCTCGATGCGGTCTATTCCCCGGTGACGCGCGTTCGCTATACGACGGAGAACACGCGCGTCGGCCAGCGGACGAACTACGACCGGCTCATCATGGAGATCTGGACCAACGGCACGGTGTCGCCCGAAATGGCGCTCGTCGAGGCCGCCAAGATCCTCCGCAAGCACATCAATCCCTTCGTCCAGTACTTCGAGGTGGGCGAGGAGACGGTCGCCGGGGAGTTGGCGGCCGAAGAGCCGGAAGCGGCGATTGATGAAGAGTTGGAAGCCAAGCTCAACACGCCCATTCAGGAGTTGGAGTTGTCGGTCCGGGCCAGCAACTGCCTGGAATCGGCCAAGATCGAAACCGTGCGCGAGTTGGTGACGATGAACGAAGCGGACCTGCTGAAGATCCGAAGTTTCGGCAAGACGTCGCTCCGTGAGATCAAACGAAAGCTCGCCGACATCGGTCTGTCGTTGGGGATGAAGGACGGGGGGCAATAG
- the rpsM gene encoding 30S ribosomal protein S13 gives MPRIVGIDIPDNKTIWVSLMYIPGIGRHTSELILKEARIEKMTKANKLSEDELSRITQIIDRNYVIGGQLRRQVAQNIARLRDIACYRGIRHRRGLPVRGQCTQSNARTRKGPRKTVAGKKGVKEKR, from the coding sequence ATGCCGCGTATAGTGGGTATCGATATTCCGGACAACAAGACGATCTGGGTGTCTCTGATGTACATCCCCGGCATCGGCCGGCATACGTCCGAGCTGATCCTCAAGGAGGCCCGGATCGAGAAGATGACCAAGGCGAACAAGCTCAGCGAAGATGAGCTGAGCCGGATCACCCAGATCATCGACCGCAACTACGTGATCGGGGGCCAGCTTCGCCGGCAGGTGGCGCAGAACATCGCCCGCCTGCGCGACATCGCGTGCTATCGCGGAATTCGGCATCGTCGGGGGCTGCCCGTGCGAGGCCAGTGCACCCAGAGCAACGCGAGGACGCGCAAGGGGCCGCGCAAGACCGTGGCGGGCAAGAAGGGCGTCAAAGAGAAACGCTGA
- the rplR gene encoding 50S ribosomal protein L18, producing the protein MKSERHKKAALRRQRHVRRKVSGTPERPRLSIFRSNRHIYAQIIDDVGRVTLVATSTQSKLLRDQVVAGANRKAAETVGEALAKKALDMGIKCVCFDRNRYRYHGRVKSLADAARKAGLAF; encoded by the coding sequence ATGAAGAGTGAACGACACAAGAAGGCGGCGCTGCGGCGCCAGCGACACGTGCGAAGGAAGGTCTCCGGAACCCCGGAGCGGCCGCGACTGTCGATTTTTCGGTCGAACAGGCACATTTACGCACAGATCATCGACGACGTGGGCAGAGTGACGCTGGTGGCGACGAGCACGCAGTCGAAGCTGCTGCGCGACCAGGTGGTCGCAGGGGCCAATCGCAAGGCGGCTGAGACGGTGGGCGAGGCGCTGGCCAAGAAGGCCCTCGACATGGGCATCAAGTGCGTGTGTTTCGATCGCAACCGTTATAGGTACCATGGGCGTGTGAAGTCTTTGGCCGATGCGGCACGAAAGGCCGGCTTGGCCTTTTGA
- the rpsE gene encoding 30S ribosomal protein S5, with protein sequence MAAEPVRKPEHEEKPLEDTVVKIYRCSKVVKGGRRFSFAALVVVGDRAGNVGIGYGKANEVPLAVEKGMKDAKKSMHGVPLLERTIPHQVIGRFGATKIVLVPASPGTGVIAGSSARAVLEYAGVHDVLTKVYGSTAAKNVVKATLNGLLKLRNKETIEALRGVAIS encoded by the coding sequence TTGGCTGCAGAACCGGTGAGAAAACCCGAGCATGAAGAGAAGCCGTTGGAAGATACGGTGGTCAAGATCTATCGCTGTTCCAAGGTGGTCAAAGGTGGACGGCGGTTCAGCTTTGCGGCCCTGGTGGTGGTCGGCGACCGTGCCGGGAATGTAGGGATCGGCTACGGAAAGGCCAACGAGGTCCCGCTGGCGGTGGAAAAGGGAATGAAGGACGCGAAGAAGTCGATGCACGGTGTGCCCCTGCTGGAGCGGACGATCCCGCACCAGGTGATCGGGCGGTTTGGGGCGACGAAGATCGTCCTGGTTCCGGCCAGTCCGGGCACGGGCGTGATCGCCGGCTCGAGCGCCAGAGCGGTGCTCGAATATGCGGGCGTCCACGATGTGTTGACGAAGGTGTACGGAAGCACGGCGGCCAAGAATGTGGTGAAGGCCACGCTCAATGGGTTGCTGAAGCTGCGCAACAAAGAGACGATTGAAGCGTTACGGGGTGTCGCCATTTCGTAG
- a CDS encoding HIT family protein: MDECVFCRMVAGEIPVVKVYEDGAVLAFLDIGPVSDGHTVVIPKAHCTNAHECEPETLAKVGPCLGRIAGAVARAMNADGYNILCNNGRAAGQVVEHLHFHIIPRKAGDGVFRQWPAYKYEEGRISEIAEKIRKTLM; this comes from the coding sequence ATGGATGAATGTGTTTTCTGCAGGATGGTTGCCGGAGAGATTCCGGTAGTCAAGGTCTATGAGGACGGGGCGGTGTTGGCGTTCCTCGACATCGGTCCGGTCAGCGATGGGCATACAGTGGTGATCCCGAAGGCACACTGCACGAACGCGCACGAATGCGAACCTGAGACCCTGGCGAAGGTGGGGCCGTGTCTCGGACGGATCGCCGGGGCGGTGGCGAGGGCGATGAATGCGGACGGCTACAACATATTGTGCAACAACGGTAGGGCGGCCGGCCAGGTCGTAGAGCATCTGCATTTTCACATCATACCGCGCAAGGCCGGCGATGGCGTTTTCCGGCAGTGGCCTGCCTACAAGTACGAGGAGGGCCGCATCTCGGAAATCGCAGAAAAGATTCGCAAAACTCTGATGTGA
- a CDS encoding tyrosine-type recombinase/integrase, giving the protein MRRAQESAPLITWLTQEQICEQLVFLRDSPTLKAMVATFIYAGLRREEGLWLTVDDVDLDKRLIYVRAKLINGKHWQPKTKRNRVVPISGALHEILAAYLPQRTEPWFFPSTRGRRWDADNFSQGLREINRSHGLSWSCLDFRHTFGSHLAQKGESLYKIAELMGNSPEICRRHYAALMPEKMHDVVEFSPGRSPTADKTEVILKQILEKLDQKEPVPVGPKLRLIRTAGDEAAS; this is encoded by the coding sequence GTGAGGAGAGCACAGGAAAGTGCTCCACTTATCACTTGGCTCACGCAAGAGCAGATCTGCGAACAACTGGTCTTCCTCCGCGACTCGCCCACCCTAAAAGCCATGGTAGCGACGTTCATCTACGCCGGTCTTCGCCGGGAGGAAGGGCTGTGGCTGACTGTCGACGACGTCGATCTGGACAAGCGGCTGATCTACGTTCGCGCCAAGCTCATCAACGGAAAACACTGGCAGCCCAAGACCAAACGCAATCGTGTCGTGCCGATCAGCGGGGCGCTGCATGAGATTCTTGCGGCCTACTTGCCGCAGCGCACCGAGCCGTGGTTCTTTCCTTCTACTCGGGGACGGCGGTGGGACGCTGACAACTTCTCGCAGGGTTTGCGGGAGATCAACAGGTCGCACGGCCTGAGCTGGTCGTGCCTGGACTTTCGGCACACCTTCGGTAGTCACCTGGCCCAGAAGGGCGAATCGCTGTACAAGATCGCCGAGCTCATGGGCAATTCGCCGGAGATCTGCCGCCGACATTACGCCGCCCTCATGCCCGAGAAGATGCACGACGTGGTGGAGTTCAGTCCCGGCAGGTCTCCAACGGCGGACAAGACCGAAGTCATCCTGAAGCAGATACTCGAGAAGCTCGATCAAAAGGAACCGGTGCCGGTCGGACCGAAGTTGCGGCTCATCCGAACGGCGGGGGACGAGGCGGCATCGTAG